TGCGCATGATTTCATCGCGCTGAACCTGCGGTTTATCGCGGTAATACTGGTCAATCGCCGGGTAGATAAACTGCTGCACCGGTTCTGCCGCCTCGTGCCAGATGTTTTTCACCTGTGATTCCCAGCTGGACAGATCGCCGCACAGCAGCACCAGCATGGAAGCATCGGTCACCTGCGCCTGATCCCAGGCCGCTTCGCGGATCGCCGCACGCTGGGAGGCATCTTCTATCAGCAGCGGACGCCAGTGTTGCAGGTTAAATGCGCTCGGCGCATTCTGCAGCGCGATATCCAGCAGCGCTTTTTTCTCATCCAGCGTCATGACATGCTGGCTGTCGAACTGTTTGGTAGCCCGTCGTTGTGTAATCGCGTCAAGCGTATTCATCCGTTACCTCATAGAATTAACATTTAGCGTCGCCATTATTCTCAGAATATTTAGCCGGATGTCCAGCCTGCGCACGCAGACGCGCACGTTTTGTCATATTCCCTGCTGCAGGTAGGCGGCCATTTCGTCCTCCGGTACCATACCGCCGCCGGTGGCCCACACCACGTGGCTGGCATTTGCCATCTGCCGTTCGCTCAGGCCTTGCTGCATCAGCCACTGCGGGTTAGCAACCACTCTCCACGGCCCCGGCATGCCGGCCAGCGCCGAAGGCTCCAGCCGGATTTGCTCATGGCGATCCAGCAGCGCCAGCAGCTGATACATCTCTGCATCGCTCAGGGTATAAAAGCCGTCCAGCAGGCGCTCCATCGCCCGGCCGACAAAGCCGGATGGCCGCCCCACCGCCAGGCCGTCCGCCGCCGTCAGGTTATCGATGCCGATATCCTGCACCGCAATCGCGTCGTGCAGGCCGGTATGCACGCCCAACAACATGCAGGGTGAATGGGTCGGCTCGGCAAACAGGCAGTGGACGT
The nucleotide sequence above comes from Serratia rhizosphaerae. Encoded proteins:
- a CDS encoding nitroreductase family protein; protein product: MNTLDAITQRRATKQFDSQHVMTLDEKKALLDIALQNAPSAFNLQHWRPLLIEDASQRAAIREAAWDQAQVTDASMLVLLCGDLSSWESQVKNIWHEAAEPVQQFIYPAIDQYYRDKPQVQRDEIMRSSGIFAQTLMLAAKAQGYDSCPMDGFDFDAVGKIVNKPDHYQIALMVAIGKGVSQPYPRIGKLPIEQIVSVDRY